A region from the Silene latifolia isolate original U9 population chromosome 7, ASM4854445v1, whole genome shotgun sequence genome encodes:
- the LOC141590240 gene encoding uncharacterized protein LOC141590240, with the protein MDTSWIKLPNDHSNYIDGCLQFIALAKESLVEGKTKCPCKNCKLRYWLPLSEVEGHILFKGFYQKYTNWIWHGKGDVLDRITGVDVGSSSKGSFVGRDDINGLLDAANLVNISHFSKGVNDELPNSHMKNSDLDDVSMGSSSNDDSDHEYGSDESDNESNKPSKENDVEEEAKYKRLFEAANEELYEGCQTFSKLSFILHLFHIKCMFHWSIESFNKLIELLLEAFPQIREFPSSYYEAKKLINNLGLGYEKIHACPGNCMLYWGEFPEKEVCHVCHTSRWKISNGEGNGEGKEKKGEGAKVMRYFPLIPRLQRVYKSPKTAEDMRWHHKDRVKDGKLRHPADALAWEQFDSRYPQFASDPRSVRLELATDGFNPYRLMNTTYSTLPVILIPYNLPPWLCMKPSSFILSCIIPEKSSPGIDIDVFLQPLLYELELLWNGVDAFDAYEGKKFKLRADLHSTINDFPAYAMLSGWSTIGYDACPHCTHSTNSGRFGGKICYVGHRQWLDEDHSYRSEGSLFDGTTEYSSAPICASGSDVLRQQEGIDYIYGKSKQRRKRKNRARKVGESTNVLGEDDNNDNLWNKKSVFFRLPYWEHNPLRHNLDVMHIEKNVCDNILGTLLDMDKSRDDENARKDLEKLGVKSHLWLQDFPNRGKYMPPASYSMSSEEKERFLKVLQKIRVPDGYGSNISRCVNMKQRRLINLKSHDNHVLMQDILPIALRASKSTKIIDLLGDLSSFFKSLCSSTLDYTELESLQSKIILILCRMEIEFLPTFFTIMVYLLIHLVEEVKLGGPVQYRWMYPVERYLSHLKSYVSNKSQPEGSIAEGYILEETITFCSRYLEGVETIFNRSKRNDDVIQDMDCYLYQSGGRVIGMREKVCLDDKSLKQAHRYVLLHSDEMKAVLDEFLYTKRHENNLTSIPSDENDWIINEFADWLQIQVQNLDTSTKEGELRKALAGGLTRNGKRMTGYMINGYKFQTVDRELHRKTQNSGIMVEADGHIYYGKLKGIYELDYFGNYKVVMFRCDWVDIHKGIKSYPDKSVCVNFSKLMHTGRNLSDDPFVFSSQAKQFFYVEDEMHKGWLHVIRTKPRDLIEIGEILL; encoded by the exons aTGGATACAAGTTGGATTAAATTGCCAAACGACCATTCCAACTACATAGATGGTTGTTTGCAATTTATTGCGCTAGCTAAAGAAAGTCTTGTAGAAGGAAAAACAAAGTGTCCTTGTAAAAATTGCAAATTACGTTATTGGTTGCCACTTAGTGAGGTAGAGGGGCATATTTTGTTCAAAGGCTTTTATCAAAAGTACACAAACTGGATTTGGCATGGTAAAGGGGATGTTCTTGATCGTATAACTGGTGTCGATGTTGGTAGCAGTAGTAAAGGATCATTTGTAGGCCGTGATGATATTAATGGTCTATTGGATGCAGCTAATTTGGTTAACATTTCACACTTTTCAAAAGGAGTTAATGATGAACTTCCTAACTCACACATGAAAAATAGCGATCTTGATGATGTATCTATGGGATCTAGTTCTAATGATGATTCAGATCATGAGTATGGTTCTGATGAATCTGATAATGAATCTAATAAACCCTCAAAAGAAAACGACGTCGAGGAAGAGGCAAAGTATAAAAGATTATTTGAGGCCGCAAATGAAGAACTTTATGAAGGATGTCAAACTTTTTCAAAATTGTCCTTTATTTTGCACTTGTTTCATATAAAGTGTATGTTTCATTGGTCTATTGAGTCATTCAATAAATTAATTGAACTTCTTCTCGAAGCATTTCCCCAAATCAGAGAGTTCCCGTCATCTTATTACGAGGCGAAAAAGTTAATCAATAACTTAGGCCTTGGATATGAAAAAATTCATGCATGTCCAGGAAACTGCATGTTATATTGGGGGGAATTTCCCGAAAAGGAGGTGTGTCATGTTTGCCACACATCAAGATGGAAGATAAGCAATGGTGAAGGTAACGGTGAAGGTAAAGAAAAGAAAGGAGAAGGAGCTAAGGTGATGAGATATTTTCCCCTAATTCCTAGGCTTCAAAGAGTATACAAGTCACCAAAAACGGCAGAAGACATGAGATGGCATCATAAGGATCGTGTAAAAGATGGAAaactaagacacccggcagatgctTTAGCTTGGGAACAATTTGATTCTCGTTATCCTCAATTTGCATCTGATCCTCGCAGTGTTAGGTTAGAATTAGCTACTGATGGGTTTAATCCATATCGTTTGATGAATACTACGTACAGCACATTGCCTGTTATTCTAATACCCTACAACTTGCCACCTTGGTTGTGCATGAAACCATCGTCATTTATATTGTCATGTATAATTCCTGAAAAATCCAGTCCTGGCATTGATATCGATGTGTTTTTGCAGCCCCTACTTTATGAGTTAGAATTGTTGTGGAATGGTGTTGATGCTTTTGATGCTTATGAGGGAAAAAAATTTAAATTACGAGCAGATTTACATAGCACTATTAATGACTTTCCTGCTTATGCCATGCTATCGGGATGGAGTACAATAGGCTATGATGCTTGCCCTCACTGCACTCATTCCACAAACTCTGGTAGGTTTGGGGGTAAGATTTGTTATGTTGGACACAGGCAATGGTTAGACGAGGACCATTCTTATCGTTCCGAAGGAAGTTTGTTTGATGGGACTACAGAGTATAGTAGTGCTCCAATTTGTGCCAGTGGGTCTGATGTTTTGAGACAACAAGAAGGGATTGATTATATTTATGGCAAGTCTAAACAACGTCGAAAGAGGAAAAATAGAGCTAGAAAAGTAGGTGAGTCGACTAATGTCCTCGGGGAGGATGACAATAATGATAATTTATGGAACAAAAAGAGTGTGTTTTTCAGGTTGCCTTATTGGGAGCACAATCCTCTAAGACATAATTtagatgttatgcacattgagaagaaTGTGTGTGACAATATATTAGGTACACTTTTGGATATGGATAAGAGTAGAGATGATGAGAATGCTCGAAAGGATCTTGAGAAGTTGGGTGTAAAGAGTCATCTTTGGCTTCAAGATTTTCCTAATAGGGGAAAATACATGCCTCCAGCTTCATACTCCATGTCCAGCGAGGAAAAAGAAAGATTTTTAAAAGTCTTGCAAAAAATTAGAGTTCCAGATGGGTACGGGTCGAACATTTCTAGATGCGTGAATATGAAACAACGAAGACTAATTAATCTTAAGAGCCACGACAATCATGTTTTAATGCAAGATATCCTACCCATAGCATTAAGAGCATCCAAGTCCACAAAAATAATCGACTTGCTTGGAGACTTGTCTTCTTTTTTCAAATCTTTGTGTTCTTCAACTCTTGATTACACTGAGTTAGAATCTCTTCAATCAAAAATTATCCTTATACTCTGTCGAATGGAAATAGAGTTTTTGCCAACctttttcactatcatggtttATTTGTTAATACACTTAGTAGAGGAGGTGAAGCTTGGTGGACCTGTCCAGTATAGATGGATGTATCCGGTAGAAAG GTATCTATCTCATTTGAAATCATATGTGAGCAACAAATCTCAACCAGAGGGATCGATTGCTGAGGGGTACATATTGGAGGAGACTATTACATTTTGTTCAAGATACCTGGAAGGTGTTGAGACCATCTTTAATAGATCTAAGAGAAATGACGATGTTATTCAAGACATGGATTGCTACTTGTACCAATCCGGTGGTAGAGTGATTGGGATGAGAGAAAAAGTATGCTTAGATGACAAAAGCTTAAAACAAGCACACCGCTATGTTTTGCTTCATTCAGATGAGATGAAAGCGGTCCTTGA TGAATTCCTTTATACAAAGCGCCACGAGAATAACCTTACCTCTATCCCAAGTGACGAAAATGACTGGATTATCAATGAATTCGCAGACTGGCTTCAAATTCAG GTTCAAAACTTAGATACAAGTACTAAAGAAGGAGAATTAAGAAAAGCTTTGGCCGGCGGCTTAACTAGAAACGGTAAAAGAATGACCGGGTACATGATCAATGGGTACAAATTTCAAACAGTGGATCGCGAGCTACATAGAAAAACGCAGAATTCTGGGATAATGGTTGAAGCCGATGGACATATATATTATGGAAAGCTTAAAGGAATTTACGAATTAGATTACTTTGGAAATTACAAAGTTGTAATGTTTCGTTGTGATTGGGTAGACATACACAAGGGGATAAAATCATATCCAGATAAGAGTGTGTGTGTAAACTTTTCTAAGTTGATGCACACAGGCCGAAATTTATCTGATGATCCCTTTGTTTTCTCGTCACAAGCAAAGCAATTCTTTTATGTTGAAGATGAGATGCATAAAGGCTGGCTGCATGTAATAAGGACTAAGCCTAGAGATTTGATTGAAATCGGCGAGATTTTGTTATGA